A region from the Euryarchaeota archaeon genome encodes:
- a CDS encoding histidinol-phosphate transaminase, which yields MRIKPRRAVRAMTQYVPGRPIEDVKRELGLTSVLKLASNENPLGPSPKAVEAVKTALAEAHRYPEPTSRALREAIASRWCVAPDAVFVGNGSDEIFRLLAETYLETGEAVVSPRPSFSVYASVARLVGARAVEVPLRGFEHDLEGMAEEASHARLVFLCRPNNPTGTTFDEASFKTFMGAVPPDTMIVLDEAYAEFDDSGFDARPFLSRHRNLIVSRTFAKAYGLAGLRLGYAVGDPEVLRPLFTTRDPFSVNRLAQAAGLASLEDEAHLRSTLETVRMGRTQIYDAARAFGLSYTPSQANFVLLEIGDAAKHVTDSLLKEGIIVRHTESFGLPHHIRVTVGTRDENERFIQGLRRAIGK from the coding sequence ATGCGAATCAAGCCGCGACGCGCCGTGCGCGCGATGACGCAATACGTCCCCGGAAGACCCATCGAGGACGTGAAGCGCGAACTCGGGCTTACGAGCGTCTTGAAGCTTGCAAGCAACGAGAACCCGTTGGGACCTTCCCCGAAGGCCGTCGAAGCGGTGAAGACGGCCCTCGCCGAGGCGCACCGCTACCCCGAGCCCACGAGCCGGGCGCTACGCGAGGCGATCGCGTCGAGATGGTGCGTCGCGCCAGACGCCGTCTTCGTGGGTAACGGCAGCGACGAGATCTTCAGGCTCCTCGCGGAGACCTACCTCGAGACCGGCGAGGCCGTCGTCTCGCCGCGGCCGTCCTTCTCCGTCTACGCTTCCGTCGCGCGCCTCGTAGGGGCCCGGGCCGTGGAAGTCCCGTTACGCGGTTTCGAGCACGACCTCGAAGGGATGGCGGAGGAGGCGTCGCACGCTCGATTGGTTTTCCTATGCCGCCCGAACAACCCGACGGGGACGACGTTCGACGAGGCTTCGTTCAAGACGTTCATGGGCGCCGTCCCGCCCGACACAATGATCGTCCTCGACGAGGCGTACGCGGAGTTTGATGATTCCGGGTTCGACGCGAGACCCTTCCTTTCGAGGCACCGGAACCTGATAGTGAGCCGGACGTTCGCCAAGGCATATGGCCTTGCGGGGTTACGCTTGGGATACGCGGTCGGCGACCCCGAGGTCTTACGCCCGCTCTTCACGACGCGCGATCCTTTCAGCGTGAACCGCCTCGCTCAAGCGGCAGGGCTTGCAAGCCTCGAGGACGAGGCGCATCTTCGAAGCACGCTCGAAACCGTCCGCATGGGGCGAACGCAGATCTACGACGCGGCCAGGGCCTTTGGACTATCCTACACGCCGAGTCAAGCGAATTTTGTCCTCTTGGAGATCGGCGACGCGGCGAAACACGTGACCGATTCGCTGCTCAAGGAAGGCATCATCGTGCGTCACACGGAAAGTTTCGGCCTTCCGCATCACATACGGGTGACGGTCGGGACGAGGGACGAGAATGAAAGGTTCATCCAAGGGTTGAGGCGGGCGATCGGAAAGTAG
- the dph2 gene encoding diphthamide biosynthesis enzyme Dph2 encodes MVEKWTFADYDLELDGIIEAIRKRGVKSVGLQFPDGLRDRAADIARGIEKATGISTIVSGDPCYGACDLSLDLFGQGVELLVHFGHAPMPSVEKLIPDTPIMYVRARSRVEVEKAVEAAVPLLTGIGARKVGIVSTAQHSHKLPQVEAALVRGGFEPLVGKGDNRLADAGQLLGCNYTAGSLHEDEVDCFLYVGTGDFHPLGLAMATGKPMIVADPVDNTARDIAALKDKILRQRYAAIARAQGAKKWGVFVGTKVGQNRLKYAHHLKRVLEADGREAVIISVNYFSPDILQYFRHLGAWVNTSCPRIAVEDVARYPVPMLTPQEVEIVLGRRKWEDYKFDEIYGGAEGPDAAVMEVK; translated from the coding sequence GTGGTCGAGAAGTGGACATTCGCCGATTACGACCTTGAGCTCGATGGGATAATCGAGGCGATCAGGAAGCGCGGCGTGAAAAGCGTCGGGCTCCAGTTTCCGGATGGCCTTCGCGACCGCGCCGCCGACATCGCGAGAGGGATCGAGAAGGCGACGGGCATTTCCACCATCGTGAGCGGCGACCCCTGCTATGGGGCTTGCGACCTTTCACTCGACCTTTTCGGCCAAGGCGTCGAACTGCTCGTCCACTTCGGCCACGCCCCCATGCCGAGCGTCGAGAAGTTGATCCCAGACACGCCGATAATGTACGTGAGAGCGAGAAGCCGCGTCGAAGTGGAAAAGGCCGTGGAAGCGGCGGTGCCTCTCTTGACCGGCATCGGCGCCCGCAAGGTGGGGATAGTGTCCACCGCGCAGCATAGCCACAAACTGCCGCAGGTCGAAGCGGCGCTCGTGAGGGGCGGTTTCGAACCACTGGTCGGCAAGGGGGATAACCGGCTCGCCGACGCGGGGCAGCTTCTGGGCTGCAACTACACCGCGGGAAGCCTCCACGAGGACGAGGTCGATTGTTTCCTCTACGTGGGCACCGGCGACTTCCATCCCCTCGGCCTTGCGATGGCGACCGGAAAGCCCATGATCGTGGCCGACCCCGTCGACAACACGGCGAGGGACATCGCCGCTCTCAAGGACAAGATACTCCGCCAACGCTACGCTGCGATCGCCCGCGCGCAAGGTGCGAAGAAGTGGGGCGTGTTCGTGGGGACGAAGGTGGGGCAGAACAGGCTCAAGTACGCCCATCACCTGAAGCGGGTGCTCGAAGCCGACGGTCGAGAGGCGGTCATCATCTCGGTCAACTACTTCAGCCCCGACATCCTCCAATATTTCCGGCACCTCGGGGCGTGGGTGAACACGAGTTGCCCGCGGATAGCCGTGGAGGACGTCGCCCGTTACCCGGTCCCCATGCTCACGCCGCAAGAGGTCGAGATAGTGCTCGGCAGGCGCAAGTGGGAGGATTACAAGTTCGATGAGATCTACGGGGGAGCCGAGGGACCGGACGCCGCCGTCATGGAAGTCAAGTGA
- the mfnA gene encoding tyrosine decarboxylase MfnA, which translates to MKPRGRSRSSVVAELARARKKDHTFRSGRILGSMCTAPHPIAVAAYGAFLETNMGDPHLHPGTTEIEVKALRGVLRMLNAPAAGWAAPTSGGSDANLTGLRIATKRSGKREVIVPETAHFSFNKVADYLGLTLVTAPVGTDFTVDTTAVRKLVSRETAAIVGIAGTTELGTVDDIPELARISSAAGVHLHVDASFGGFVIPFLPRDVACPAFDFKNGGVSTIAVDGHKMGMAPIPSGFLAARDGADIDLIGTETPYVSTKRQPTIRGTRPGAASAATYAVMEHLGVEGYRKVVKTCIADSRFLASELQAMGVGLATPPVLNIVTFRVKRPSVVRDALKRKGWLLTPANLTVGLRITVMPHVMRPALKRFLPVLRRVLRAHGEI; encoded by the coding sequence ATGAAACCTAGGGGACGCTCGCGTTCATCGGTCGTCGCCGAACTCGCTCGGGCCCGAAAGAAAGACCACACCTTCCGGTCGGGCCGCATCCTCGGCTCGATGTGCACCGCTCCCCACCCCATCGCCGTCGCCGCGTACGGGGCCTTCCTTGAGACCAACATGGGCGACCCGCACTTGCATCCGGGGACCACCGAGATCGAGGTGAAGGCCTTGCGGGGAGTGCTTCGGATGCTCAACGCCCCCGCGGCCGGGTGGGCCGCGCCGACCTCGGGGGGAAGCGATGCGAACCTCACGGGGCTGCGCATCGCCACGAAACGCAGCGGAAAACGGGAGGTCATCGTCCCGGAGACCGCGCACTTCAGCTTCAACAAGGTCGCCGATTACCTCGGCCTCACGCTCGTGACGGCACCCGTAGGGACCGATTTCACCGTGGACACGACAGCGGTCCGGAAACTGGTGAGTAGAGAGACCGCGGCGATCGTCGGCATCGCGGGGACGACGGAACTCGGCACAGTCGACGACATCCCGGAACTCGCGAGGATCTCATCCGCGGCCGGCGTCCACCTTCACGTCGACGCCTCCTTCGGCGGCTTCGTGATCCCGTTCCTGCCGCGCGACGTTGCCTGCCCGGCCTTCGATTTCAAGAACGGCGGCGTCTCGACCATCGCCGTCGACGGCCACAAGATGGGGATGGCGCCCATCCCGTCCGGATTTCTCGCGGCGCGCGACGGCGCGGACATCGACCTCATCGGGACCGAGACGCCGTACGTCTCGACCAAAAGGCAACCCACCATCCGCGGGACGAGACCGGGCGCCGCCTCCGCGGCGACATACGCCGTCATGGAGCACCTGGGCGTCGAAGGCTACCGGAAAGTGGTGAAGACGTGCATCGCCGATTCCCGCTTCCTCGCAAGCGAACTCCAGGCGATGGGCGTCGGACTCGCGACACCGCCGGTCCTCAACATCGTCACGTTTCGCGTGAAGCGGCCGAGCGTCGTACGGGACGCGCTGAAGAGGAAAGGGTGGCTCCTCACACCGGCCAATCTTACCGTGGGACTGCGCATCACCGTCATGCCGCACGTGATGCGCCCGGCGCTCAAACGCTTCCTGCCGGTTCTTCGCCGCGTGCTCCGGGCGCACGGGGAGATCTGA
- a CDS encoding proline--tRNA ligase: protein MHVGKADNFSDWYNDIVEKAGLIDKRYPIKGMDVWMPYGWEIMRAMDGRIRAEMAATGHKEVLFPLLIPQTEFNKEKDHIKGFDAQVYWVTKGGKNDLDVPLVVRPTSETAMYPMFALWVRSHADLPLKIFQIVNVFRYETKQTRSFMRVREIHFFEAHTAHDTFEDAERQIVEDLEIATRFARGLGLPYVLSKRPDWDKFAGADYTVGVDVFMHDEAKTLQIASVHQYRQNFAKPYGISYEKPDGSREHCHQTTYGMSERLMGAVIGVHGDDRGIIVPPGIAPIQAVIVPIIFKGKEAGVLESCRAALAELKSAGLRVHLDDRDITAGSKYFDWEMKGVPLRIEIGPRDIEKGEAVLVRRHVSDFKAAKVTAKRAQLAADVAKALESITDDLRETAVQRMHQNVRTVSTPEEAKAREGISALSWCGVEKCGLDIEARTEKTVLGIPKTLEAHDSTHVVVDLEKGHQGKCVICGCETKTLVYVCKTY, encoded by the coding sequence ATCCACGTGGGCAAGGCCGACAACTTTTCCGATTGGTACAACGACATCGTCGAGAAAGCCGGGCTCATTGACAAGCGTTACCCGATAAAGGGCATGGACGTGTGGATGCCGTACGGGTGGGAGATCATGCGCGCAATGGACGGGCGCATCCGCGCGGAGATGGCGGCGACCGGTCACAAGGAGGTCCTTTTCCCGCTCCTCATCCCACAGACGGAGTTCAACAAGGAGAAAGACCACATCAAGGGCTTCGACGCCCAGGTCTATTGGGTGACCAAGGGCGGCAAGAACGACCTCGACGTCCCGCTCGTCGTCCGGCCGACCTCCGAGACGGCGATGTACCCGATGTTCGCCCTTTGGGTGCGTAGTCATGCCGACCTCCCATTGAAGATCTTCCAAATAGTCAACGTCTTTCGCTACGAGACGAAGCAGACGCGCTCGTTCATGCGTGTGCGGGAGATCCACTTCTTCGAAGCGCACACGGCGCACGACACGTTCGAGGACGCCGAACGCCAGATCGTGGAGGACCTCGAGATCGCCACAAGGTTCGCCCGCGGCCTCGGCCTCCCGTACGTCCTCTCCAAACGCCCCGATTGGGACAAGTTCGCGGGCGCCGACTACACCGTCGGCGTGGACGTCTTCATGCACGACGAGGCGAAGACCCTTCAGATCGCGAGCGTCCACCAGTACAGGCAGAACTTCGCAAAGCCGTACGGGATAAGCTACGAGAAGCCGGACGGCTCCCGCGAGCACTGCCACCAGACGACCTACGGGATGAGCGAGCGGCTCATGGGAGCGGTGATCGGCGTCCATGGGGACGACCGCGGGATAATAGTCCCCCCCGGGATCGCGCCCATCCAGGCCGTGATCGTTCCGATCATCTTCAAGGGCAAGGAGGCGGGAGTCCTCGAATCATGCCGCGCTGCCCTCGCGGAACTCAAGTCGGCGGGCCTACGCGTGCACCTCGACGACCGCGACATCACCGCCGGGTCGAAGTACTTCGATTGGGAGATGAAAGGCGTGCCGCTACGGATCGAGATAGGCCCGCGCGACATCGAGAAGGGCGAGGCGGTCCTCGTGCGCCGGCACGTCTCCGATTTCAAGGCGGCGAAGGTGACGGCGAAACGGGCCCAGCTTGCCGCGGACGTGGCAAAGGCGCTCGAGTCCATAACCGACGACCTGCGGGAAACGGCCGTCCAAAGGATGCACCAGAACGTCCGCACCGTCTCGACCCCGGAGGAGGCGAAGGCGCGCGAGGGGATCTCGGCTTTGAGCTGGTGCGGTGTCGAGAAGTGCGGCCTCGACATCGAGGCGCGAACGGAGAAGACCGTGCTCGGCATCCCGAAAACGCTCGAGGCGCACGATTCGACGCACGTGGTCGTCGATCTCGAAAAGGGCCACCAAGGCAAGTGCGTGATCTGCGGCTGCGAGACGAAGACGCTCGTCTACGTCTGCAAGACCTACTGA
- a CDS encoding methyltransferase domain-containing protein: MRKKSTYIHGTSEGEQERLRRLNALTNLPFVDFLSLSPGEKVLDVGCGLGTLARDVATKLAPGSVTGVEFSLDQLRARPALPGNVRLVRGDAHALPFGDDGFDVAYCRYLLEHVPGPVEVLREMRRVLKVGGRAMVQENNILATAFDPDCEAFDRVWARFATLQERLGGDALIGKRLYGLFRKAGFKDVSLSVQPELHHVGMQSFAPWVENLIDNLKPAAPALEEHGLASREEVETACEELSSLLRMEHASALFYWNRASAVK, from the coding sequence ATGAGGAAGAAATCAACGTACATCCACGGGACATCGGAGGGAGAGCAAGAGCGTCTACGCCGTCTCAACGCGCTCACGAACCTGCCCTTCGTCGATTTTCTATCGCTCTCGCCCGGGGAGAAGGTGCTCGACGTCGGGTGCGGACTTGGCACTCTCGCCCGTGATGTGGCGACGAAACTCGCACCTGGCTCCGTCACCGGTGTCGAGTTCTCGCTCGACCAGCTGCGGGCGCGCCCGGCCCTGCCGGGAAACGTGCGTCTCGTGCGCGGCGACGCCCACGCGCTCCCCTTTGGCGACGACGGGTTCGACGTCGCGTATTGCCGGTACCTCCTAGAACACGTCCCGGGGCCCGTCGAAGTGCTTCGTGAGATGAGGCGTGTTCTCAAGGTGGGAGGCCGTGCGATGGTGCAGGAGAACAACATCCTAGCGACCGCCTTCGATCCAGATTGCGAGGCATTCGACCGCGTGTGGGCGCGGTTCGCGACTCTGCAAGAGCGCCTCGGTGGCGACGCACTCATCGGCAAGAGGCTCTATGGATTGTTTCGCAAGGCCGGTTTCAAGGACGTCTCCCTCAGCGTGCAACCGGAACTCCACCACGTCGGGATGCAAAGCTTCGCCCCGTGGGTCGAGAACCTCATCGACAATCTCAAGCCCGCAGCCCCGGCCCTTGAAGAGCACGGCCTCGCAAGTCGGGAAGAGGTGGAGACAGCGTGCGAGGAGTTATCTTCGCTCCTGCGTATGGAGCACGCCAGCGCCCTGTTCTACTGGAATCGCGCATCGGCCGTGAAGTGA